TCACGGCGAGTGTGGGGTTTGGGGCAAAGCCCCAGGAAAAGAAAGATGTAATTTTGTATTACCCCCCTCTACTAATAGGGGGGTAATAAATACAAGAAAAGATGTAAAAGGTGTTTAATACATGCTATCAGTAATTTTTGACTGGGTGGAATTTACTCTCCTAGAAGTGTCTTTGAAAGAAACTCTTAAAATTTTAGATTTAGATTTTTCAGAGTTGACCCTACTTTCAAAGGGAAGGTTTGGCTACCGTCATCAACTCAAATGGAATAGTGGAAGTATTTTTATTATGTTTAGTGCTAAAACAGATAAAGTCACAGAAACCTCTAAAATAGACAAAAAAGCAGGAGTTCATGTGATGATTACAGGTCAAGGGTGTCGCCAATTTTCTGTAAATGGAGATTTGCTTAAGTTGATTGCTACCTTGTACTTACTGCCACACGTAAATTTTTCCAGGATTGACCTAGCAGTTGATGACTATAAGTCGCAGATTATCAGCTACAACTGTATAAATAAGGCAGCCCTAGCTAGAAATTTTACTTCTAGGTGGAGTAAATGGGACGAAATTAATTCACGTCAAACATCTACTGGAAACTTCTTGGGCAGAACCATGTATTTTGGCTCACAAGCATCTGACCTTTTCTGCAGGATTTACGATAAGACACTAGAAAGAAAAGCAAATTCGGAAGAAGACGAAGTACCTGGAGCTTGGACTCGTCTAGAAGTGGTCTATCGTAAGGAAAGAGCTAAGAAGCTAGTAGAGCACCTCATGCATGGACTACCTGTAGGAGATGCCTTAAAAGGCACTTTAAAGCAATACTTACGCTTTTTAACACCTTCAACTGATAGTAATAAATCTCGCTGGCCAACAGCTCCTTGGTGGGAATCCTTTCTTCAAGAAGTTGAGAGCTTGCAACTGACTGTGAAAAAAGAAAGTAAATCAATCGAAGATATGGCAGCATGGGTAGAAAAGCAAATTGGCCCTTCGCTAGCTGCGATTTTAAAAGCCCACGAAGGTGATTTACACTGGCTTAGACAAGTTATTGCTAAAGGTGCTCACCGTCTCTCACGTCGCCATATAGACGCAATAAATATTTATAAAGGACAATTAACATGACAACATATCCAAAAATTGCTTGGACTTTTTCAGATACTCCAAGCGGTCCAGAAAAATATCAAAAACTTTTAAAAGCAGGAGTTAAAGACTTAGTAGTTCCTATCAGTGCTACCAAGGGGAGGCTTTTAGCAGGAAGTCATCATGCTTCATTAATCAGAAAAGCAGGATTACGGCTTCACCCATGCATCCAAACGGACTTATCTTCTCCAATTTTTGATACAAAGTACTTTTTAGAAGCCTGCTTTGAACTTCACTTAAAACGTACTATGAAGCTGACTGTGAAGCTTGTATCAAATAAAGAAGTTAAAGATAAAGCTAGACGAATAAACCAGCTAGTGAATTACCTTGCTGGGATTGTTCCTGAAGAAAATATTGGGATTGCAATTGACAAGAAAGACTTAGATAGTGGTGAATTTAAAATCGAAGATTTACCACCTACCTTAAATGTCACAAGCTTCAACGAAAATAAACTCAACTCAGGAATTGAAAAAGCCGGAACTTGGATTTATACAAATACCTTTGAAAAAGAGCATCTAGCCCTAGGATATGACTTTTATGGCTTTTATACAGGAGAGCAGGAATATCAGCTGTCCTTAGAAAGTAAATATATCAGCCAGCCAGGTGACACATGGGTTACAATTGCGACTAGACATGGTATTTGGTTGCCAAAATTGCTTCAAATCAATAATGCAACGTACTCAACTCTGATAGTACCAGGACAAGAGATAAAACTCTCTTAAAATACTTTATAAAATAAAAGCCCCCTTACAGTTGAGGGTCTCTCAAGCGCTCTCCAGACAGCAAGCTGTCTTCCGTTTAGCGCTTAGCGAGCCCCAATCCTTTCAGGGGGCTTTTATTTTATCTCCATCTGCTACAACCGCCTATTGAACAAAATAGGCGGTTTTTGATGTCTTAATAAGCCTAAGTTCTATAATTATAATTGTAGGTGATTACTAATGGAGGGAAAAAGATGTATTCAGTTACTAAAAGGATTAGTAAGGTTAAACAACCACGAGGTGGATATGTAAATAAAAAAGCCTTAACTGCAACACAGTTTGAAGATAATATTTCTTTGAATGAAAAAGAAAATATCCATGCAAGTCTAGTTGGTCTTGTTGTCGACTATATGACAAGATTTATGATGGGCACTCCAAAAAAAGAGGCTTTTTCTATTTCTATAAATGGAGCTATGGCCTTAGATTCATGGACAGAAGGTAAAGTAGAACTTCAAAATGCACTAGCATTACTAAAAAATATTAAAGGCCTTGATAAAGATTCTATTATTGCTGCTTGTAAAATAGTAGGATACGATGTGTGTTACAGAGCAGGAATAATGGGTTATAAGCCGGTAGAAGAAATTAATCCAGATAAATCTACAATAGAAAATATTATAACTATGATTAATCGAAGTTTGGTCTTTTGGAAAAAGTATGGACCAATTACAAAGGATGGTTTTACTTTTGAAGGTGGGTACACAGATATTATTTCAACAGGTGATGGTGATTATTTAACTAAAGATACTCTATGGGACTTTAAAGTGTCAAAGACAGAGCCAACCACTAAACATACCTTACAAATCTTGGTATATTATCTCATGGGGAACCACTCAATTCACACTGAATTGTTTAAAGATATTAAAAAATTAGGTCTTTACAATCCACGCTTAAATAAGATGTACACAGTAGAAATTAACTCGATACCTGAAGAAGTAA
The Lactobacillus sp. PV012 DNA segment above includes these coding regions:
- a CDS encoding replication initiation factor domain-containing protein — translated: MLSVIFDWVEFTLLEVSLKETLKILDLDFSELTLLSKGRFGYRHQLKWNSGSIFIMFSAKTDKVTETSKIDKKAGVHVMITGQGCRQFSVNGDLLKLIATLYLLPHVNFSRIDLAVDDYKSQIISYNCINKAALARNFTSRWSKWDEINSRQTSTGNFLGRTMYFGSQASDLFCRIYDKTLERKANSEEDEVPGAWTRLEVVYRKERAKKLVEHLMHGLPVGDALKGTLKQYLRFLTPSTDSNKSRWPTAPWWESFLQEVESLQLTVKKESKSIEDMAAWVEKQIGPSLAAILKAHEGDLHWLRQVIAKGAHRLSRRHIDAINIYKGQLT
- a CDS encoding LysM peptidoglycan-binding domain-containing protein, which translates into the protein MTTYPKIAWTFSDTPSGPEKYQKLLKAGVKDLVVPISATKGRLLAGSHHASLIRKAGLRLHPCIQTDLSSPIFDTKYFLEACFELHLKRTMKLTVKLVSNKEVKDKARRINQLVNYLAGIVPEENIGIAIDKKDLDSGEFKIEDLPPTLNVTSFNENKLNSGIEKAGTWIYTNTFEKEHLALGYDFYGFYTGEQEYQLSLESKYISQPGDTWVTIATRHGIWLPKLLQINNATYSTLIVPGQEIKLS